A portion of the Bubalus kerabau isolate K-KA32 ecotype Philippines breed swamp buffalo chromosome 1, PCC_UOA_SB_1v2, whole genome shotgun sequence genome contains these proteins:
- the APOLD1 gene encoding apolipoprotein L domain-containing protein 1 yields the protein MERPAARELQGADALRRFQGLLLDRRGRLHGQLLRLREVARRLERLRRRSLAANVAGSSLSAAGAVAAIVGLSLSPVTLGVSLLASAVGLGVATAGGAVTITSDLSLIFCNSRELRRVQEIAATCQDQMREMLSCLDFFCRGQGGGDRQLLQCGRNASIALYNSVYFIVFFGSRGFLVPRRAEGATRVSQAVLKAKIQKLAESLESCTRALDELSEQLEFRVQLYTKSSRDHDLKISADRPTGQFF from the coding sequence ATGGAGAGGCCGGCGGCCCGGGAGCTGCAGGGCGCGGATGCTCTGCGACGCTTCCAGGGGCTGCTGCTGGACCGCCGCGGCCGGCTGCACGGCCAGCTACTGCGTCTGCGCGAGGTGGCCCGGCGCCTAGAGCGCCTACGCCGGCGCTCCCTGGCGGCCAACGTGGCCGGCAGCTCGCTGAGCGCGGCGGGCGCTGTGGCCGCCATCGTGGGACTCTCGCTCAGCCCCGTCACCCTGGGGGTCTCGCTGCTGGCCTCGGCCGTGGGGCTAGGGGTGGCCACCGCCGGCGGGGCCGTCACCATCACGTCCGACCTCTCCCTGATCTTCTGCAACTCCCGGGAGCTGCGGCGCGTGCAGGAGATCGCGGCCACCTGCCAGGACCAGATGCGCGAGATGCTGAGCTGCCTCGACTTCTTCTGCCGCGGGCAGGGCGGCGGAGACCGCCAGCTGCTGCAGTGCGGGAGGAACGCCTCCATCGCGCTGTACAACTCGGTGTACTTCATCGTCTTCTTTGGCTCCCGCGGCTTCCTCGTCCCCAGGCGGGCCGAGGGGGCCACCAGGGTTAGCCAGGCCGTGCTAAAGGCCAAGATTCAGAAACTGGCCGAGAGCCTGGAGTCCTGCACCCGGGCTCTGGACGAGCTGAGCGAGCAGCTGGAGTTCAGAGTCCAGCTCTACACGAAGAGCAGCCGCGACCACGACCTCAAGATCTCAGCTGACCGGCCCACGGGGCAGTTTTTCTGA